The following is a genomic window from Zerene cesonia ecotype Mississippi chromosome 13, Zerene_cesonia_1.1, whole genome shotgun sequence.
AGGAACGTGTAACGTGTCtctctcttttttattttgacaaaatattttgtaggtTTTGTTTTAGACTACAGTTGGTATAGTTATGTACTCATCAAAAACAGtccatttttacatattttacaaactagcactaaaatttatgtaaataatttatattttatatgtttatagtaataattgtGTATCgtatgtttcaataaataaattttaaatatgcaacAGAACAAAATTAACTTTCCCTTATGAAAGTGTTTTGCGTAAGTTCGATtcttatatgatattaataaatacaaagaaaaaacaaacaaaattatttaactgcataatatctaaattcaataattgcatatatattattttatacagtttctattaaaatattttactaataaaatgattcaaCGAGAACATTCATTATCCacaatctaaattaaaaaatcattgcaaaattacaaaaaaaaaaaaaaaaatgatctaatcttaaaaaaatcggTACATAACTGGTATTATAATCATAGCACAagataaaaagcaaaaatttacaaaaactacAGCGTtactattaacataaatacattataatattaactattttgtTCCCAAATAACTAGTTTCCTATAAAACTACGCGAGGTCCGTCTGTGCGTTTTGTTTTAGGGTTTTCGTTCGACCGCAGAAGTAATCTTCTATCTCTTGCAAGGTACGACCTTTCGTCTCCGGTAGGAATACGTAGAAAAATGCAGTTCctgaaatattcattcatttgtaGTTTTCCAacgtgttaataataatcatcttAATCCAAGCCGAGAAAAAATCAACAAAGcaataatcatcaaaatccgttcagccggACTTTAGTTATAAGTGCtggtaactaacaccacttacttttatgtatgtacctatttaattagaattcaTAGCTAAAAGTGACTTGAGAAGATTctctagttttaataaaagagaaataaataaatagtttcacTTTTGCATTACATTGTTTGTAGCACTAGattacttacaataaaaaaaatatcagaggacacaaaataataatacaaattcattcgaaaaccaaaaaaatacagtaaaacaaaaacaaaatttaaaaaaaaacacaaaataaacaaaaaaaaaaacaaaaaattaccaaaaaaCCAAAGCACTTACCGGCGAGAGACAGCGCGCCGTACAGACCGAACGCGCCGTAGTCGTTCAGCGCGTGCTTCAGCAGCGGGAAAGTCTTCACCACCGAGAATATCGACAAGTGCGCCACACACGTCGTCATACCGCCCACTATACCCCGCACCTTGGGTgtgataacaatttattagaaatcaaaaactttttaacggattttaaacgcgatttattcattatattattaacccgacgtttcgaacactttacagcgagcgtggtcacggggagactgaaatgtaatgttatcaatttattacttataggACCAATTAGCAATTCATAATTAAGAGGCCATCCATAAATCCTCAAATACGTATAGAAGACAGTAGGTACACATGATAATCctcaaatacattttgtaaagTCAAAAATGACATACAGTAaacatgataattttttgaagtgaaaattctgaagaatcgttgtgatttcaaacctgatgcaacggaaaaaacgacagataagagacacaaatacaaaaatgtgtataatgaagccggcaaagaaagagacagaaatacatatactgttttatattttatatttattcatctcattcttttgtcaatttactgaagtttcacttctatcggtTGTAAATCACACACatacctttttttattgatttcgaATTGatttccaaattttattgtgatagCAACAGAGATTAAAGTTGTGATGTCAATTGGATTTCTAAACAAAACTGTCAATCAATTGAAAATCTCTatgttttttcatacatttataaaataaaaaaagatctgaacggaatttaattttatgttttatagcattgaaatgctttataaatgagaaattttgaaagaatagaaaaaatttgatcacgaggcaggattcgaacctgcgtttcttgcctaaccgtagcaacgcctagcctctcggccacccgtgatcctgccacagtaatcgaattctttctactctttcggtttcatgtgcctaaggggcaccccacgccatctattgagatgattaagaaccatcacaaccaatacgaaacattatttattattacaatattgtatcgatggaacgcggcctttgttaaatttaattttatgttttatagcattgaaatgctttataaatgagaaattttgaaagaatagaaaaaatttctcatctcAACGGAATTCAAAAGCGgatttattcttaattctaTTCATGGACAGactgtttttatgttatctatcAGGTCTGATCACTTGCATACCCtacgaaatgtatttttttcttaaatatatcctttcattaaacatttgtcatttattgtgttattacggtcaaaggaaattaaaatgtagcGTAACTCTTTAGCTTCCTACTTCTCGAGACACAAAAATTCTACCCTCAAAATCGTTCCATTGCCACGTGAAAGAGATTTCCAACATTGGTAACAAGTAAAACGATATAAAGACACCTAGATAAGGCCTATAACCTCACCTGCGTAGGATAAACCTCTCCAATCATAATCCAGGGTACGATCAAGAAGCCCAGGGTGCAAAAGATCATGAACAAATAGATGCTGGCCACCGGTATCCAGGGGTACTGGGGTTGGATGCTGTTCTCCTTCCAGTATTGCACATAGTACAAGTACACTGACAGAACTGTCATGGATGTGCCGCAGCCGAGGGctggaaaattatatatcaaataaaatagcagctttttttttttgaaagaataaaacaaatttgatcacgaggcgggatttggACCATATTTCTGAACCATCCGCCACTcgtgatcccgcctcagtAATCGAACTTCTTCTTATTACATACCTTTCTTTTTTGGCCATTGCAttcaaagcaaataaaaaagtaccgTAAAATGAGAGACGATGCTAATACTGATGATGATAGTTTATGTAAATTCTAATTGGCTCTTATTAAAAGACTTACCCGAAACAAAGGTGAGCGGTCGCCTGCCGCAGCGCCGGCACAGTATGCAGCCCACCACTGTAAATATCACGCGCAGTACACCCATCGATATCGTCAATGAGTACTTGTCTAGAGATGCGCCGGATGCCTGGAGAAACaataaaagagaaattaaaaaaaaaaaatcgagaaaaattgatcacgaggcgggacccgcgtctttttgccaaaccgtaacAGCATTCGAATTACTACCACTCTTTCGATTTCATGTGCCctatttgaatgctataaatctaaaaattaaataaagcaataaaaactcattcattttttttgttcgtttaAAATCATCAGGTATATCAAAGGATTATGAGCAATCGTAACTTTACCCacaatttaagttattttaagtgTGTCGAAGTCAAAAGTggaaaatcttttaatttctaacccaaaactttataattattatcgcaTATACCTGTGTCATGGTTAGTAATAATGACTACGTTTTACAATTTACCCCTATTTCTATGTGAGAAATAATatgcgaaataaataatgtctatCTCTTCTTGACTTTTACATATTTGGTTAAATTTTCACAGTTTGTGATCCGGAACGgggtactttttatcccgatcaTCCAACGGAAGGGGAtaatcgggatagaaagtacTCAAAAAAAAACCCGGAGACTATATAAATACCTACCAATTAgtaaattagtaaataataagtatatctGTTCCCatgactacgcgggcgaagccacggCCGCAAAGCTAGAGCTaaagttacaaaattttatgctaAAATCAAATACAGTACCTCAAAAACTTCAACGGCATAAAACGTAATGGTGTTGACGCCACACCACTGGTAGATGAAGAAGTACAACGCCAGTATCCCGAAAGGTTTGAGTGTAGATGGCGCCATGAGCGCTTTGATTATTTCTCGCGGCGATTTCAAActggaaaaatataacatataataataacatagcGTTACGTTACGCGTTACGCGGGTCACTCACAAATATTCGTACAATGGAGCAATATTTGCATTCATGTGGGGAAAATACCATCCTCAAATAAACCAACTGAAATACGGATAGTATTTCAATTGGTTGGTTTATGTACACTGTAGGATACAGTAGATACAGAATGacagtaataattaatcactatatagtataaaatatagtcgctttatctgtccctatgtatgctttaacCATTAAAAGTACGCAACGAATCGTgatgcagttttttttaataaatagagtaattcttttttgttttctcttatttttaattttaaaattattgtgctTTGGATggacatgtattatttaaatttaaatttacttttcattttttattttaatcttaactTTTGTTATCATGTATTTgtgaatttctttttgtaaattttttataaaaactgatATTGGGTCCTTGTTACTccgaaataaagaatttactatttattattattaaataagttcaTACGTACAAAATATCCCTTAAACTAACACGGTATTTAACGCCTACGAAGCCACAAGCTTGTTTAAAGAAATCATAGGaatgtcaaaaaatatttttcaagagGCATAAGAAAATaggataaaagtaaaaaatatatctgtatttttcGAAAACATCGcttaaaacttataaagacacaaaaattattatgtttatttatcccGTAAATGGTATATGctatcaattacaataaaatagctGTTCAACCCACTATTGTATATAAGTAATGGCATTTAAACacctataaaatgttatgttgatgtgattttttctatgtttttctCGTGCGCAACAACAATGGAAATGCGAAACGTGCTTGATGCGCTGTTTAAGCGATAAcagttaatatgtatttgatacTTATGTATagaaacacaataaaaataactaaacgcATTATCAAGCCATCTGCTCAAAGgtttagaattaaatatgcaatttATGTCTAACGAATATAGTGGGTATAAGATTAATAGACatggtatttgttttattaaactattttagcTATAGCATTTCGAATAATATGTGgaaagataaaaagttgcctatatgttattctagatatccagctgtgtacgtaccaaatttcattgcaatcggttcattagtttttgcgtgaaagagtaacaaacacacacacatccttccaaactttcgcatttacaatattaagtaggaagtaggattaataattaactaattaattaataggataggatatagtaggataggttATTCATCTATCGATCATATCATTTGATCGATAGTTCAATCGATCATATCTTCATCGATCAAACTATcaatttacacataaataactataataaaatcagaagctaaaatatataaataacatttagaaattaacgGGGAGACTCAACCCTGTCGACTCAAccgtctccccgtgaccacgctcgctgtaaagtgttcgaaacgtcgggttaataatataatgaataaatcgcgtttaaaatcctttaaaaaaaattttaattcctaaatgtataatactcgagtaaaatcaaacacaagaaaatactatatataaataactttttaccaCACATTGATTATCGTTATACAAACTCAAGACAGTGatcaatatcaaatattattcaagaGTATAAATCACGAACTGTACACGTCACAATATTTACCAACTAAGGGCTAATGGAAAAACAAAACGCACGCCTACAAACACctttaaacaacaaacaaattaataatacacgATCGTACGCGTATTTACTGCAAACCGTAATTGCGTACACGTAGCCGCGTCTTTAATTTGTTGTCGTCCGCATTGTGTTaactgttaataatatattataatagttaaaaaaaactaaaaaacacgcttttatcatattttgcaaattgagaaatggaataattttatcaaattagtgtattgtcatcggtcctcaataaatctacaaagtttgaacgcaTTCTGGCCGTtttaagtgggtcaaaatcgcgcccaaagaagtcggttacaaacaaacatacaaacatacaggtgaagctaataaaaagcgtgtaaaaagggCACTATTTCTAGCTTAATACCGATTACGGCTTTTGTTAATTACAagataaagttatataatataagtaaaggGAAAGTTGTAGTGGTGAATGAGCGgctttttagaaaatttaagtgactgatttagttttttttttgtgaaggATAACATCGTAAGAAAATCGGAGTtgcaagataataaatatatttattattaagaatccttttataatattataaatggaaaagtttgtaaggatgtgtgtgtgtgtgtgtttgttgctctttcacgcaaaaaactactgaaccgattgcaatgatatttggtatgtagacagctggacaactggaataacatataggcaactttttttcccgatattctaacaggatacggacttacgcgggtgaaaccgcggggcgcagctagtattttataaaatacacaccCTTGaccaataatataatctcGTCTTATGCCATTACgtagtaataataacatacgATTATGATAAAGCAGGTTTTACCGCATTTTAAGTCTACATTCGCTTTTATATGttctatttgtatatttagtaACCGTTTTATGTTagtttagaaaattattgcacataaaaaatgaatttatatggCACGTAAAAGACTTTGTCTGTGTTTTGTgcatatatatagtatacgCCACCTACGCCACCTACGCCACCGCAACACACGCAACGCCacctcatttataatattgtgctTTAATATGATTCTAATTAGGATAACAAATTCTACCAGAatcttaaataacattatctaAGCAGTAATCAAAATCATTAGAACTAGACCATATTCCAACGGAACCACACGGAAGGCCAAagggaaataaacaaataaagaatcatcaaaatcggttcatccattCGAAAGTTCCGAGATGACAGActcaaaaaacgaaaaaaaaaacgtttaaatcACCAGAGAAACAAAAAGCTTACGGTTCCACGTGATTCTTCTCCTTGAACGCAACCATTTTCTGTATCTCTTCAGTCAAATTGCAAGTCGAGCCTCGCAACTTCGAGAGAGATTTCTCCGCCTTCTCCTCCTTGTTCTGCGTCAGGAGGTAGTTGGGAGTCTCCGGGAGCACCAACATGCCGAGGAATGATACTATTGGCACGATCGCACTCACGCCAGCTAGGATGTTCCATGATGTTGCACTGCCAATGATGTACtggaaacataaatattagatCTAATAGATAAGAGTGTTAAGGTTCAGGATACATTGCACTTAACGATAACGAATGGAGAAAAGAAAGTAATGACCCATAAGTGATTCCGAtgtaatcatcatcattaattAGCCTGTATTTTTTCCTAATGCAGAGACATGGGCCAACGATTTAATACTAAGTAGGAATTGGTTTGGAAGATTACGTTTCACATAACACCTcttgtttttctatttcaacTCAGCAAGATGTCCTGTCAATTCGACTCTAATCTGTTTTCCAAGCGGCTTTTGGTCTTTTTACCCATGATTTAGGGGTAGACTACAAGTGCTAGAatcacgcacgcacacatttatttaatcaacgGGATGGTCTCGGATGGCGGTAAATAGGTCCCAGATATAAAACTGGTCGCTAACAGAGGGCTTAGccaaaaagtataaaaagtaaaaagtctGCGTAAACGTGATtctaatttgtaaataaaagttgttATGTATAGGCCAGAAGAGATAGCCATACCGTGTTTAGGCTCTAGGCCCgctaaaatcattttttttgcaatattgtCACCTTCAAACTTGATCTCATTGAACCAAGTGagcatgttatattttttaggttgtttgaattttttaacaaatatttttgtacgtaTTTAATCTTTTCATTCATTGTTTGTTGTAAGATACAAGAAATTAGGAAAGCGTGATCATAAAcgtgattatttaaaaaatatttgtagaaatCTTTCTTGGGTATTTAAAGAGATGTGTGATATcttatgtgtaaatattatgttttagaaaataagtgatatgaaaaacaaaaataaatatatgaatccGCATtgctacaataaaaatatgttatcgaCGATGTATTatgatgatttataatattaaatagattaattgTCACagatattatgattaaaatgaaacgCACGTAGAAATTtgacaaatatatttcaagagAGGCAAAAACGTACCACGAGtgaagctggggcggaccgctagtttcatataatataaatagcgtATAGTATTGTATACGGAAAGATTTATCGCAATTCATAATAAGATCTCTTATCACGATCAGTTGAATGTGACGTcactatttaaaatacctaATGACAACCGATTGCGCAAAATTCTACATAACGTACTATTtacacagaaaaaaaaacgttttcgTATGGATTTTTGCTATTTACATAGCTTCCATTcgttataatgtaaatagttTCCGAactaaaataagttatatctaccgtgaatttatttattaaattatgattgaagtattattaagaaaagtgtctattaattgattatttacttaacgtatatctattgattattttaataatacaggagatacattaaatatttgataacttATAACAAATGTTCATGTTAAATGTTTCTACCATACGTAATTGAAGTACGAAGaaccttttaaaatttcataatgtcGCGTATTCTTGTGTACTCTTGCTTCTATAATTAACATCGAACTGcgtaaacattaaaaagacAACACCATTAATCACGAatcttgaaattattttgtcgttagatatttaaaaaaaatgtataaattaaacataatcaaTCAAGTGTTACATAAATTATCCATCACTAAATTTCGCtccctaaaaataaaacagatagtAAGAAACATTACGTGATCATAATTTTATCGACGATCCTGTTGGTGTAACCTTATGGAAAGAACctactttaatataaacaaggaAGTTTTTCTATCCACAAGATGACTGAactgaatattataatgaaattatattaaaaaaccattttttcaaaattacgcTACGAGCGAATTTGTAGCATGCTTTTTTTGCTCATTtggaaattgtttatataaattaatagctaGTTTAACGCTGTAAATGtggtattgtatttttattgtctacTAAAGCAATTTTCACCTAAAATAATGTGGGCAAATAAAGGCTTACAATGGGTCCtcaaacttaaatttaaaactactttATCCGGCATGAATTGGACCAGTTCGCACTCGAGTAGTGAACACACCCTCAAAGAATTggtattatatctatttcaatgtaaatgCTACTGTAGGGCaacgcattcacagaggccctacgtacctctgcaaatgttcatgggcggctGTGGTCCCTTACCTTTCGACGTCAGCTCGGTTCCCtgctataacattaaaatgacTGCATAAATCGGATTAATATCTAGGTATAAATCTTAGCAAATACACAAATTGATACTCCGATAATTTAACGGATGAcgattaaatgataaatagtgTATCAATTCACAAGACATGTATAAATGgatgttatttcaattcatCATGTGTAGAACTTATCAACGTGACTGATTCATTTTCAtgccaattttttatattctgcaATACACGCGAATTGCTTGTGACGTGTTGTGAGCATACGACGCTTCTTTAGgaaaatcattgaaatatactATAGATAGACGTATTTGAACACGATACAACATTATAAAGTAGTTTTACTTAATAGTGTTAATTTTCTAtagaaaattcttaaaatctttattataaattaatagatttgtCATTGCTTTTTgtcatgttatttaaatttagttttaattttacagcGTACTTCTAAAGCAAGTATTACGTGATACATTCGAGTAATGTTCGTATAAAGTCATATCGTTAAATAACTTACGTCTATTCAGTCCTTTAAACGACTataggttttaaaatattatcaatggacatattgtattatttaaatgtttgtaacgctaattaaattaacatctaTTAGCATTATAACGCATACGTGAGTACTATAAATCAGAATTGTTCAAAAACAAtgtcttttatttacattaacttgtaataatttattgtgggagtcgagcacgcttcggcacgaattggcaTGGGAAAGTACAACACCTCCATAAAAACCgctgtgaaataataacacgctattgtgtttcgtacggcgaaagggggagccggaggcacCCTTCTTAGTCCATTCCAtattccagtcatcaatcctctCATTATCGCTTAACCCTTATAAGagggtagcgcattcgcaaaGACGCTATACCTCTACGAATGTCCATTTGCGATGGTAATCGCTTAcgatcaggcgaaccaccagctcagttgctatgacataaagaagaaaattaaCATATCTAGCCAACGAACTAAGCATTAGTTCGTTTAGCAATACTATTTTTACTAAGATAGTCCGTCTGATTGTAAGCAATAGTAGAATCTTTAAGAGTGTCGTAAATTtcttgaaaataaagaaatgcaGGTTTCGCtagcaaaaattataactCTAAGCCATTATTTATCTGCAAACCATACTATTACCCATATAGGGAAATTAATGAGCCATCTTTAGAATTTTTCATGATCATCAATGTTCCTCCTATGTTGGTTCAGGCCAACCACTGGTCAGGTGCGTGTCATATGTCGTCGATTGCACCCTCGCCTCGTCACGAACCCCAACTTTTCGATTGATGTACCTAACCACTGAACTACTACTGCATactgatatattaaaaaactagctgcgccccgcggtttcacccgcgtaagtctgtatcccgtagaaatatcgggataaaaagttacctatgtgtcattcaagttgtccagctatctatctaccaaatttaattgcaattggttcagtagcttttgcgtgaaaaagtaacaaacatacacatacttatacatccatcctcacaaactttcgcattttaaatattagtagaataagaTTTACAAAGAGTAACCTTCTAAATGCATGATTAAAATCTACGGCAACGTTGTGTAACAAAACTTACTATCTATGCCTTAGATAAAAATGCAGAGAATTAGCAAAGAAAATCATAGTGTTATATAACTGCTCTTATCATTTGTGAATGCGAATATAATACGgctgtattaaaaacaaaccacTGTCATAATACTGAACTCTTCATCTTCTAACATTCACAATTATGTTTCTTTCATCATaagttttatagaatattttttttacaaaaacttaaatcgccttcaaattgtcaaaa
Proteins encoded in this region:
- the LOC119831157 gene encoding facilitated trehalose transporter Tret1-2 homolog, with the translated sequence MADEKGDATPFLKNGVKPTVAKTPTPEKPKTGKEGRGKAFKQIVAALIANLGTINTGMAFGFSATALPQLKSPDSSIHITENEASWIASLSSVGTPIGCIVSGYLMDNIGRRRTLIFTEIPLILGWILIAFAQNVPMIYVGRLLVGFGSGMVGAPARVYTCEVSQPHLRGMLGAMASVGVSTGVLIQYIIGSATSWNILAGVSAIVPIVSFLGMLVLPETPNYLLTQNKEEKAEKSLSKLRGSTCNLTEEIQKMVAFKEKNHVEPLKSPREIIKALMAPSTLKPFGILALYFFIYQWCGVNTITFYAVEVFEASGASLDKYSLTISMGVLRVIFTVVGCILCRRCGRRPLTFVSALGCGTSMTVLSVYLYYVQYWKENSIQPQYPWIPVASIYLFMIFCTLGFLIVPWIMIGEVYPTQVRGIVGGMTTCVAHLSIFSVVKTFPLLKHALNDYGAFGLYGALSLAGTAFFYVFLPETKGRTLQEIEDYFCGRTKTLKQNAQTDLA